Proteins encoded by one window of Paenibacillus urinalis:
- a CDS encoding flagellar hook-length control protein FliK: protein MNIGQAIRGMLGDPKPQSGAKTLELKEGMVVRAEVIQVSPDQKEAVLQIKGVQVRAALDTPLVAGQNALLQVGGQNKDGMMVMKPFQGTLGSVSTTTLADLLTNLQLLDTKENRTLLSAMQQSGIPLTKDNVKLVQSLMNMKPAAAGDIEWITSASLAIQRGLPVSGSTLSGLYYAMFGPAFDEMLGQLDTRLTEAAKSDGLSGKVPGSISDTAAEMEGSQELRQARTHAGSEGSRLTSTGMAQQAADVHKAAGTAGLTGTNDGADGPELMETMKTGAADSRATQGNGVDGKTTAAPGPAAAGSNTIRTAGSGVTGSTVAGMPQAELGGSDPAAQDHRVRTGSQVQVAAADRGAAGGGTSLPVGEAEEPRTATSANRSLGDSGEAPVQARGAAAGGGELVLRAAALLAQLRAAPQGPAGAEPAGSGVTAAAQGEPQQDGADAAPAPAVHTPATTRDDSWVARVLKLLGAEHEQQVVRGMLAPAQAEVSAAEQADTLKSVLMQMEASPELPAGLKETAGQLVHLLTGHQLLMNTDRTAPFAQMNWFIPLSGADGQTTANVQIQSRRGPRGEMDASHCRIWFDLNMKQLGPTLIDMQVSGKVISLHIRTDNEMAAQIFELGREQVDSALRNTGYQLSVYKSEVVENRPEQTEQVQGSSSSAVSKMASYVPESYKGVDMRV from the coding sequence TTGAATATAGGTCAAGCAATCAGGGGCATGCTTGGGGATCCCAAGCCTCAAAGCGGTGCTAAGACGCTCGAGCTGAAGGAAGGCATGGTGGTGCGTGCTGAGGTCATACAGGTATCACCGGATCAGAAGGAAGCTGTGCTTCAGATCAAAGGGGTGCAGGTGAGGGCGGCATTAGATACTCCACTTGTAGCTGGGCAGAATGCGCTGCTTCAGGTGGGTGGACAGAATAAGGACGGAATGATGGTGATGAAGCCTTTTCAAGGTACACTTGGATCTGTATCGACTACAACACTTGCAGATCTGCTGACAAATCTTCAGCTGCTGGATACGAAGGAAAACAGAACACTCCTGAGTGCAATGCAGCAGAGTGGAATTCCGCTGACGAAGGATAATGTGAAGCTTGTTCAATCCCTTATGAATATGAAGCCGGCTGCAGCAGGGGATATCGAGTGGATCACCTCGGCAAGTCTTGCCATACAGAGGGGACTGCCCGTGTCAGGCTCTACCCTCTCGGGACTATATTATGCGATGTTTGGGCCCGCATTTGATGAGATGCTCGGTCAGCTGGATACAAGACTAACTGAAGCAGCTAAAAGCGATGGATTGAGTGGTAAGGTACCAGGGAGCATTTCAGATACGGCTGCAGAAATGGAGGGCTCACAAGAGCTTAGACAAGCCCGGACACATGCTGGAAGCGAGGGGAGCAGGCTAACCAGTACCGGAATGGCCCAGCAGGCAGCAGATGTTCACAAAGCAGCGGGTACTGCCGGATTAACAGGTACAAATGATGGAGCTGATGGACCGGAGCTCATGGAGACTATGAAGACAGGGGCTGCAGATTCCAGGGCTACTCAAGGAAACGGAGTAGATGGAAAGACAACGGCAGCACCCGGTCCTGCAGCCGCTGGGTCCAATACGATTCGCACTGCGGGTTCAGGGGTTACGGGTTCTACTGTAGCCGGGATGCCGCAGGCAGAATTGGGTGGTAGTGATCCGGCAGCCCAGGATCACCGGGTACGTACGGGCAGCCAGGTGCAGGTGGCTGCAGCGGACCGGGGTGCGGCAGGCGGGGGAACGAGCCTGCCTGTGGGGGAGGCTGAAGAGCCGAGGACGGCGACTTCAGCCAATCGCAGTTTGGGGGACAGTGGCGAAGCTCCTGTCCAGGCGAGAGGCGCAGCAGCAGGCGGGGGCGAGCTTGTGCTGCGTGCCGCAGCACTGCTTGCCCAGCTACGAGCAGCGCCGCAGGGGCCGGCCGGAGCAGAGCCGGCCGGCAGCGGTGTGACTGCGGCAGCGCAGGGCGAGCCGCAGCAGGACGGTGCTGATGCAGCGCCAGCACCGGCAGTGCACACGCCTGCCACCACGAGGGATGACTCGTGGGTGGCGCGTGTGCTGAAGCTGCTCGGTGCGGAGCACGAGCAGCAGGTGGTGCGCGGGATGCTGGCACCCGCGCAGGCAGAGGTGTCCGCGGCAGAGCAGGCGGACACGCTCAAGAGCGTGCTGATGCAGATGGAAGCAAGTCCAGAGCTTCCTGCCGGTCTCAAAGAGACCGCAGGTCAGCTCGTGCACTTGCTCACAGGGCATCAGCTGCTCATGAACACCGACCGGACCGCTCCTTTTGCCCAGATGAACTGGTTCATCCCTCTGAGCGGAGCGGACGGTCAGACGACGGCAAATGTCCAGATCCAGTCCCGCCGCGGACCGCGCGGCGAAATGGATGCCTCCCATTGCCGGATCTGGTTTGACCTGAACATGAAGCAGCTCGGTCCCACGCTGATCGACATGCAGGTATCAGGCAAGGTGATCAGTCTGCATATTCGTACAGATAATGAGATGGCTGCACAAATTTTTGAGCTGGGTCGTGAACAAGTGGACAGTGCGCTGCGGAATACCGGCTATCAGTTATCCGTATATAAGTCGGAAGTGGTAGAGAACCGTCCTGAGCAAACAGAGCAGGTACAAGGTTCCTCATCCTCAGCTGTAAGTAAGATGGCTTCGTATGTCCCGGAATCATATAAAGGAGTGGATATGCGAGTATGA
- a CDS encoding EscU/YscU/HrcU family type III secretion system export apparatus switch protein — MKQEEESVVRKKAVALKYVPGEAEAPVVVAKGDGRLAESILEKALENGVPIQEDPALVEVLSKLDLDQQIPPELYQLVAEVLTFVYQAEQKAIVSAGQRKEV, encoded by the coding sequence ATGAAGCAGGAAGAAGAAAGTGTTGTACGCAAGAAGGCAGTTGCGCTCAAATACGTACCGGGCGAAGCAGAAGCCCCCGTTGTAGTCGCCAAAGGGGACGGAAGGCTGGCCGAATCCATTCTGGAGAAGGCACTGGAGAATGGCGTCCCAATTCAAGAAGACCCCGCGCTTGTTGAGGTGCTGTCCAAGCTGGATCTGGATCAACAAATTCCTCCTGAATTGTATCAGCTTGTAGCCGAGGTGCTTACCTTTGTATATCAGGCCGAGCAGAAGGCGATTGTATCCGCCGGCCAGAGAAAAGAGGTGTAG
- a CDS encoding YraN family protein → MKDDNNSKPAAPRKRKDSRKEKGGAGEQAAVQYLKQQGYNIMNTNWRCKSGELDIIAQKGETTIFAEVRSRTSLDRFGTHLESVNPRKIAQVRRTAAVYIQERKLYNSLIRFDVIGVLLNPADWTEEPLHIDHIMNAF, encoded by the coding sequence ATGAAGGACGATAATAATTCCAAACCGGCTGCACCGAGGAAGAGAAAAGATTCTCGCAAAGAGAAAGGTGGAGCCGGGGAACAGGCGGCAGTTCAGTATCTTAAGCAGCAGGGATACAACATTATGAATACGAACTGGAGATGTAAGAGCGGTGAGCTCGATATTATAGCTCAGAAGGGCGAAACCACCATTTTTGCAGAAGTTAGAAGCAGGACTAGCCTGGATCGCTTCGGAACTCATCTGGAATCGGTCAATCCACGAAAAATAGCTCAGGTACGCCGTACCGCAGCTGTATATATTCAAGAACGCAAATTATACAATAGTCTAATTCGCTTTGATGTCATAGGCGTTCTGCTGAATCCAGCAGACTGGACAGAGGAACCGTTACATATCGATCACATTATGAATGCATTCTAA
- a CDS encoding nitroreductase family protein, whose product MNESQIASSVHVKDVIRERRTIKKFKQEAVPVEKITELLDTAVWAPNHKLREPWRFLLFTGEGRQKLAEAVSNEMGEDNKFVNAVLTNPTTLLVVMKEDPRQAIWDEDFAATSALIQNFMLAAWGEEIGTFWVTKPFLYGPKFRETLNIVPGEKILGMIYVGYPDVVPKPQERTAAADKLTVFE is encoded by the coding sequence ATGAATGAATCACAAATAGCTTCATCTGTCCATGTGAAGGATGTCATTCGCGAACGACGGACGATCAAGAAATTTAAGCAGGAGGCAGTGCCGGTTGAGAAAATTACCGAGCTGCTGGATACAGCGGTGTGGGCACCGAATCATAAGCTTCGTGAGCCTTGGAGATTTCTATTATTTACGGGCGAAGGTCGCCAGAAGTTGGCTGAGGCGGTATCGAATGAAATGGGCGAGGATAATAAATTTGTCAATGCCGTGCTTACGAATCCAACAACGCTGCTGGTCGTCATGAAGGAAGATCCACGCCAAGCAATTTGGGATGAGGATTTTGCCGCAACCAGCGCACTTATACAAAATTTCATGCTCGCAGCATGGGGTGAAGAGATCGGGACCTTCTGGGTAACCAAGCCGTTTCTGTACGGACCTAAATTCAGAGAAACTCTGAATATTGTTCCCGGCGAAAAAATTCTTGGCATGATCTATGTGGGGTACCCCGATGTGGTGCCGAAGCCGCAAGAACGCACGGCTGCAGCAGACAAATTAACGGTTTTTGAGTAA
- a CDS encoding YifB family Mg chelatase-like AAA ATPase, whose amino-acid sequence MYGKLYGACLYGIDGVLIEVETDLSNGLPQTSIIGLPDSAIREAVERVRAAIKNCGFQYPMQRVTINLAPADLKKEGSSFDLAIALAILSTSEQLLLPPDKKTLFLGELALDGSLRPVPGVLSMVDLARRQGFDSVILPHENATEGAIIGGIEVFGLSHLKEIIPDKPTSPDGRVVIENYNHLISHRPAIVTAHQVNPLLPEDYLDVLGQQHVKRALTIAAAGMHNILLVGPPGTGKTMLIKRLPTILPPLSESEALEVTKILSASGKLKEGVSGLATRRPFRSPHHTISAGGLIGGGTVPKPGEVSLAHRGILFLDELPEFSRQVLEVLRQPLEDRQVTVSRARAAFTFPAHFMLSASMNPCPCGFAGGDPQLQRCTCSPAKVASYRAKISGPLIDRIDLQVEVPRPKEGLEATLTSSSETMLQMVLSAHKIQASRYRHHPISWNSELSGRLLRRYVNLEPDASEMLVQTIDALGLSMRSYDRILKMARTIADLEGQDLIQIEHVAEAIQYRNLDLKSVAMPEYD is encoded by the coding sequence GTGTACGGAAAATTATACGGTGCGTGCTTATACGGCATAGATGGAGTATTAATTGAGGTGGAAACCGATCTGTCGAACGGACTGCCTCAGACATCGATCATCGGTCTTCCGGATTCGGCTATCCGAGAAGCGGTGGAGCGTGTTCGCGCAGCGATTAAGAACTGTGGCTTTCAGTATCCAATGCAGCGGGTCACGATCAATCTGGCGCCAGCTGATCTGAAGAAGGAGGGGTCCTCTTTCGACTTGGCCATTGCCCTCGCCATTCTGTCGACTAGTGAGCAGCTGCTCCTTCCTCCTGACAAAAAAACGCTCTTCCTCGGCGAGCTTGCGCTGGACGGGAGTCTGAGGCCGGTACCTGGTGTACTTAGTATGGTGGATCTAGCCCGCAGGCAGGGTTTTGATTCCGTCATTCTGCCTCATGAGAACGCTACGGAAGGGGCGATTATTGGTGGAATTGAAGTATTTGGCCTCTCTCATTTGAAAGAGATCATTCCGGACAAACCCACTTCACCAGACGGAAGAGTTGTGATAGAAAACTACAACCATCTGATTAGTCATCGTCCGGCTATCGTGACTGCTCATCAAGTCAATCCCCTTCTTCCTGAAGATTATCTGGATGTTCTCGGGCAGCAGCATGTCAAGCGGGCGCTAACCATTGCCGCAGCCGGTATGCATAACATTCTGCTCGTAGGACCACCTGGTACGGGGAAAACGATGCTGATCAAACGACTTCCGACCATTCTCCCCCCGCTGTCTGAATCGGAGGCACTGGAAGTCACCAAAATATTAAGTGCTTCAGGAAAGCTTAAAGAAGGAGTTAGCGGGCTTGCAACGAGACGGCCCTTCCGTTCCCCTCATCATACGATCTCTGCCGGTGGACTGATTGGGGGTGGAACTGTTCCGAAGCCCGGAGAAGTTAGCCTTGCTCATAGAGGAATCTTATTTCTTGACGAGCTGCCGGAATTCAGCAGACAAGTCCTGGAGGTGCTGAGACAACCTTTGGAGGATCGCCAGGTTACGGTTAGTCGTGCACGAGCCGCCTTTACCTTCCCTGCTCATTTTATGCTCTCTGCATCGATGAATCCGTGTCCATGTGGATTTGCTGGAGGTGATCCTCAGCTGCAGCGCTGTACCTGCAGTCCTGCCAAGGTTGCTAGTTACCGTGCGAAAATATCCGGTCCCTTAATTGACCGTATTGATCTACAGGTTGAGGTTCCGAGGCCTAAGGAAGGATTAGAGGCTACGCTGACTTCCTCTTCGGAAACGATGCTTCAAATGGTTCTCTCCGCTCATAAAATTCAAGCTTCACGCTACAGGCATCACCCTATTTCCTGGAACAGTGAACTGTCCGGGAGGCTCCTGAGGCGTTATGTTAACCTGGAGCCAGATGCATCTGAAATGCTGGTTCAAACAATTGATGCCCTCGGACTCAGTATGAGATCCTATGATCGGATCCTGAAGATGGCAAGAACTATCGCTGATTTGGAAGGACAGGATTTAATTCAGATCGAACATGTTGCTGAAGCGATACAATATCGTAACCTGGATTTAAAATCTGTGGCGATGCCCGAGTATGATTAA
- a CDS encoding YobA family protein, with amino-acid sequence MKKLTVILILLAQILSGCSLNEGPSNAGNDAGSTKEQAGNHPNENFITGYIIDKEKERLLVVEGLDELEFDINQQSVEEILKIADPNAIWITIDDDRVNDFSIGEKVRVIIDGGVNTSFPAQAAAKQIELVE; translated from the coding sequence TTGAAGAAGCTAACTGTTATTTTAATACTATTAGCTCAAATATTAAGCGGGTGTTCGCTTAATGAGGGACCGAGCAATGCAGGAAATGATGCTGGGTCAACCAAAGAGCAGGCCGGTAATCATCCCAATGAAAACTTTATCACAGGATACATCATTGACAAAGAAAAAGAGCGTCTGCTTGTTGTTGAGGGTTTAGATGAATTAGAATTTGATATAAATCAGCAGTCCGTTGAAGAAATTTTAAAAATTGCTGACCCCAATGCGATTTGGATTACCATTGACGATGATAGAGTGAATGACTTTAGTATCGGTGAAAAAGTGAGAGTTATAATAGATGGAGGAGTAAACACTTCTTTTCCCGCACAAGCAGCTGCTAAGCAAATAGAGTTAGTTGAATAA
- a CDS encoding MarR family winged helix-turn-helix transcriptional regulator: MSIHEELKLENQLCFAIYACSREITKLYQPFLDKLGVTYSQYLVLMVLWEHKECTVKDIGEKLYLDSGTLTPLLKRMQSAGLINRERSANDERKVMITLTEEGAKLHDEALHIPLAMRSGTSDDDEQFTVMLNQFKGLLAKVHDANVESKQQ, translated from the coding sequence ATGTCGATTCATGAAGAATTGAAGCTGGAGAACCAGCTTTGCTTTGCTATATATGCATGCTCTAGAGAGATTACGAAGCTGTATCAGCCCTTTCTCGACAAGCTTGGCGTGACTTACTCGCAGTATCTGGTGCTCATGGTGCTATGGGAGCATAAGGAATGCACGGTTAAGGATATCGGAGAGAAGCTGTACCTGGACTCAGGCACGCTGACTCCGCTGCTGAAGCGAATGCAGTCTGCGGGTCTTATCAATAGGGAGCGTTCTGCTAACGACGAGCGAAAGGTTATGATTACGTTGACAGAGGAAGGTGCGAAGCTTCATGATGAAGCGCTCCATATTCCACTGGCGATGCGCTCAGGAACGAGCGATGATGATGAGCAGTTTACCGTAATGCTTAATCAATTTAAAGGTCTGTTGGCCAAAGTTCACGATGCAAACGTGGAGAGCAAACAGCAGTAG
- the sucC gene encoding ADP-forming succinate--CoA ligase subunit beta — protein sequence MNIHEYQGKEVLKQYGVTVPNGKVAYTVEEAVEAAESLGSQVTVVKAQIHAGGRGKAGGVKVAKNSDEVRAYASEILGKVLVTHQTGPEGKEVKRLLIEEGCDIRKEYYVGVVVDRGTGRVVMMASEEGGTEIEEVAAATPEKIFKEVIDPAVGFQVFQARRLAYAINIPGELVNKAVKFMLALYEAFVDKDCSIAEINPLVVTGDGNVMALDAKLNFDSNALYRHKDIQALRDLDEEDEKEIEASKFDLSYIALDGNIGCMVNGAGLAMATMDIIKYYGGDPANFLDVGGGATTEKVTEAFKIILSDAKVEGIFVNIFGGIMRCDVIADGVVEAAKQLGLTKPLVVRLEGTNVELGKKILSESGLNIVAADSMADGAQKIVALVK from the coding sequence ATGAATATCCATGAATATCAAGGAAAAGAAGTGCTGAAACAGTACGGAGTTACCGTTCCGAACGGGAAAGTAGCTTACACGGTAGAGGAAGCGGTAGAGGCCGCAGAGTCGCTGGGAAGCCAGGTGACTGTAGTAAAAGCGCAAATCCACGCAGGTGGACGCGGTAAAGCAGGCGGCGTAAAAGTAGCCAAAAATTCAGATGAAGTACGCGCATATGCTTCCGAAATTCTCGGTAAAGTGCTGGTCACTCATCAAACGGGTCCTGAAGGTAAAGAAGTAAAACGTCTTCTTATCGAAGAAGGATGCGATATTCGCAAGGAGTATTACGTAGGTGTTGTCGTAGACCGCGGAACCGGACGAGTTGTCATGATGGCTTCTGAAGAAGGCGGTACCGAGATCGAAGAGGTAGCGGCAGCAACACCAGAGAAGATTTTCAAAGAAGTTATTGATCCTGCGGTTGGCTTCCAGGTATTCCAGGCGCGGAGACTAGCTTATGCAATTAACATTCCAGGTGAATTGGTCAATAAAGCGGTGAAGTTCATGCTCGCGCTGTATGAAGCATTCGTTGATAAAGACTGCTCTATTGCCGAGATCAATCCGCTCGTTGTTACAGGTGATGGCAACGTGATGGCGCTGGATGCGAAGCTCAATTTTGATTCCAATGCTTTATATCGTCACAAGGACATTCAAGCTTTGCGTGATCTAGACGAAGAAGATGAGAAAGAGATCGAAGCATCGAAGTTCGACCTGAGCTACATAGCGCTTGATGGTAACATCGGCTGTATGGTTAACGGTGCAGGTCTTGCGATGGCAACGATGGATATCATCAAGTATTACGGCGGCGACCCGGCCAACTTCCTTGACGTTGGGGGCGGTGCTACAACCGAGAAAGTAACTGAAGCATTCAAGATCATTCTGTCTGATGCTAAGGTTGAAGGCATCTTCGTTAACATCTTTGGCGGTATCATGCGCTGTGATGTTATTGCGGATGGCGTTGTTGAAGCAGCTAAGCAGCTTGGCCTCACTAAACCTCTTGTCGTTAGACTTGAAGGAACCAACGTCGAGCTCGGCAAAAAAATATTATCCGAATCCGGTCTTAACATCGTAGCGGCGGATTCGATGGCAGACGGTGCACAAAAAATCGTTGCCCTCGTTAAATAA
- the sucD gene encoding succinate--CoA ligase subunit alpha, whose product MSILVNKDTKVITQGITGATAKFHAKGALDYGTQMVGGVTPGKGGTNVDITLENGNVVSLPVYNTVVEAKEATGATASVIYVPPAFAADSIMEAVDAELDLVICITEGIPVLDMVKVSRYMEGKKTVLIGPNCPGVITPGECKIGIMPGYIHMPGHVGVVSRSGTLTYEAVHQLTTRGIGQSSAVGIGGDPVKGSEFIDILSRFNEDPDTHAVIMIGEIGGTAEEEAAEWIRDNMTKPVVGFIGGVTAPPGKRMGHAGAIISGGKGTAKEKIETLEACGIRVAPTPSEMGSTLVSVLEERGILNLCTTH is encoded by the coding sequence GTGAGTATTTTGGTAAATAAAGATACAAAAGTGATTACACAAGGAATCACAGGTGCCACGGCCAAATTCCATGCTAAGGGTGCGCTGGATTACGGCACTCAGATGGTAGGCGGCGTAACTCCTGGTAAGGGTGGTACGAACGTTGACATTACACTGGAGAACGGCAATGTCGTTAGCCTGCCTGTTTATAATACCGTGGTAGAAGCTAAGGAAGCGACCGGAGCTACAGCAAGTGTTATTTATGTTCCCCCGGCTTTTGCAGCAGATTCCATCATGGAAGCTGTTGATGCGGAATTAGATCTCGTTATTTGTATTACAGAGGGTATTCCGGTACTTGATATGGTTAAGGTCTCCCGTTATATGGAGGGCAAGAAGACCGTCCTGATCGGGCCTAACTGTCCAGGTGTCATTACACCGGGAGAGTGCAAGATTGGTATCATGCCAGGATACATCCATATGCCGGGTCATGTTGGCGTTGTATCTCGTAGTGGTACGTTAACCTATGAGGCGGTTCATCAGCTGACTACACGCGGTATCGGACAATCCTCCGCGGTTGGTATCGGTGGAGACCCTGTCAAGGGCTCTGAATTTATTGACATTCTCTCTCGTTTCAATGAGGATCCAGATACACATGCCGTTATCATGATTGGTGAGATTGGCGGTACGGCTGAGGAAGAAGCGGCAGAGTGGATTCGCGATAATATGACAAAACCTGTAGTGGGCTTCATCGGCGGTGTGACTGCACCTCCAGGTAAACGGATGGGACATGCAGGAGCGATTATTTCGGGTGGCAAAGGAACAGCGAAGGAAAAAATCGAGACTCTCGAAGCCTGCGGAATCCGCGTCGCTCCTACACCTTCGGAGATGGGCTCTACGCTGGTTAGTGTATTGGAAGAGCGCGGTATTCTCAATCTCTGCACGACTCACTAA